A single genomic interval of Macadamia integrifolia cultivar HAES 741 chromosome 6, SCU_Mint_v3, whole genome shotgun sequence harbors:
- the LOC122082097 gene encoding uncharacterized protein LOC122082097, with protein sequence MAENRRNGKESNDDGGAHEDLDRGPASQAAMAMGGVNSDALRSNSSYAKAVGNASWPTIDSLPEPIQAGEIRRIIIPQQDYESKRQSFRYSLIRRVNFKAISLDALRKEAADKWNLNQRVTIHPLGKGFVIFQFQCEGDKAAVRRRSPMKIGSQLIRFQHWKSDFNIHVKQTWSKLIWIRFPDLPLEYWHENVLLSIAKAVGRPVALDHHTKQGLMGHYARVLVEMDTTETASLIEEVQVERLEPGTTRVFGFRQQVQYEDDISRCGFCKRLGHKVGECRSKRLEDEK encoded by the coding sequence ATGGCAGAGAATAGGAGGAATGGCAAAGAATCTAATGATGATGGTGGGGCTCATGAGGATCTGGATAGAGGTCCTGCGTCCCAGGCAGCCATGGCTATGGGTGGAGTAAACTCAGATGCACTGAGATCCAACAGCTCTTATGCTAAGGCGGTAGGGAATGCATCATGGCCTACGATCGACTCTCTTCCAGAACCGATTCAAGCAGGGGAGATTAGAAGAATCATAATCCCTCAACAGGATTACGAATCTAAGAGGCAGTCTTTTCGATATTCCCTTATTCGAAGGGTCAATTTCAAAGCTATTTCGTTGGATGCTCTAAGAAAGGAGGCCGCAGACAAATGGAACCTAAACCAGAGGGTTACTATACATCCCCTTGGAAAGGGTTTTGTTATCTTCCAATTTCAATGTGAAGGGGATAAGGCGGCAGTACGGAGAAGAAGCCCTATGAAAATAGGCTCGCAACTCATTCGTTTCCAACACTGGAAATCGGACTTCAACATCCATGTTAAACAGACCTGGTCCAAGCTAATCTGGATACGATTTCCCGACCTCCCCttagaatattggcatgagaatgttCTCTTATCCATTGCAAAAGCTGTGGGGAGACCTGTTGCCCTAGATCACCATACCAAGCAGGGATTAATGGGTCACTATGCTAGAGTACTGGTTGAAATGGATACTACTGAAACTGCATCTCTCATAGAGGAGGTTCAAGTTGAACGTCTCGAACCCGGTACAACGAGAGTTTTTGGATTCAGACAACAAGTCCAGTATGAAGATGACATTAGTCGATGTGGCTTCTGCAAGAGGTTGGGACATAAGGTGGGAGAATGTAGATCCAAGAGGCTTGAAGATGAAAAATAG
- the LOC122082867 gene encoding uncharacterized protein LOC122082867, whose amino-acid sequence MDTPVSLIEQKMFHSIDRELYSRILMDLNLRVTQARQVLVLWLWLEEIGFPNVIAKILEMSNSALRFVVDEAVICLDSVLLDYNLPSPECDLPMTISILGKDISLKFFIDHKKSLTEGMIRIMQHISSTVFEDLEQLASVVTAFKATYLDSSNEGTSRGTVVDSREKQIIQAPGTFPRLQLRPHGEGSSRGTVVDGKETQKMMYALESFARPQFIPQGEGSSRGTVVHGAETPVIQAPASFARLQFIPHGEGSSRGMVVHGRETPMMQAPASFARPQFIPHGEGSSRGTMFDGRETQMKQALEPFHHLQLIPTIWPPGEGTNHSMVVDDREAPMRQTPPYFPPLHMVPMIRHNVESSSGMYQMNQGQMSFYRSQLNVNARPWEEYVPECDRTMFITFSRGHPLTEEEIREFLTGIFGDCIESITMQKVTQPHEDPVYAHVIFKLASTVTLILNGSRKAKFSYKGKHIWARRWEKRDPYFI is encoded by the coding sequence ATGGATACACCAGTTTCACTAATAGAACAGAAAATGTTTCACTCCATTGATCGAGAACTATATTCTCGCATTCTTATGGATCTCAACTTGCGAGTTACACAAGCTAGGCAAGTACTTGTTTTATGGCTCTGGTTGGAAGAAATTGGGTTCCCCAATGTTATTGCCAAGATATTAGAAATGTCAAATTCAGCACTTCGTTTTGTGGTAGATGAAGCAGTCATTTGCTTGGACAGTGTTCTGTTAGATTACAATCTTCCATCACCTGAATGTGACCTCCCAATGACGATAAGCATTTTGGGAAAGGATATTTCTCTTAAATTCTTTATTGATCACAAGAAAAGCCTAACTGAGGGGATGATAAGGATTATGCAGCATATTTCCAGTACAGTATTTGAGGATTTGGAGCAGCTAGCATCTGTGGTTACTGCATTCAAAGCAACCTATCTTGATAGCTCGAATGAAGGTACTAGTCGTGGTACAgtggttgatagtagagaaaAACAAATTATCCAAGCCCCGGGCACCTTCCCTCGATTACAATTGAGACCCCATGGCGAGGGTAGTAGTCGTGGTACAGTGGTTGACGGTAAAgagacacagaagatgatgtaTGCCCTAGAATCCTTCGCTCGACCGCAGTTTATACCCCAGGGTGAGGGTAGTAGTCGTGGTACAGTGGTTCATGGTGCAGAGACACCGGTGATACAAGCCCCAGCGTCCTTCGCTAGACTACAGTTTATACCCCATGGTGAAGGTAGTAGTCGTGGTATGGTGGTTCATGGTAGAGAGACACCAATGATGCAAGCCCCGGCGTCCTTCGCTAGACCGCAGTTTATACCCCATGGTGAGGGTAGTAGTCGTGGTACAATGTTTGATGGTAGAGAGACTCAAATGAAGCAAGCCCTAGAGCCCTTCCATCATTTGCAGTTGATTCCAACGATTTGGCCGCCTGGTGAGGGTACGAATCATAGTATGGTGGTTGATGATAGGGAGGCACCTATGAGGCAAACCCCGCCGTACTTCCCTCCTCTACATATGGTACCCATGATCAGGCACAATGTTGAAAGTAGCAGTGGTATGTACCAGATGAATCAAGGTCAGATGTCTTTCTATAGATCTCAATTGAATGTTAATGCAAGGCCATGGGAGGAGTATGTACCAGAATGTGATAGAACCATGTTTATTACCTTTTCAAGAGGACATCCACTTACAgaggaagaaataagagagtTTCTTACTGGAATATTTGGAGACTGCATAGAGTCTATTACCATGCAAAAGGTAACTCAGCCCCATGAAGATCCAGTATATGCACATGTGATCTTTAAGCTGGCCAGCACAGTTACATTGATTCTTAATGGAAGTAGAAAAGCTAAATTCTCCTACAAAGGAAAACACATATGGGCAAGGCGCTGGGAGAAGAGGGATCCTTATTTCATCTAA